A section of the Humulus lupulus chromosome 2, drHumLupu1.1, whole genome shotgun sequence genome encodes:
- the LOC133819019 gene encoding AT-hook motif nuclear-localized protein 19-like: MDLAANNSPVLQNKRSSELPVHHDRDDIDDDDDRDHIDEPREGAVEVGNRRPRGRPPGSKNKPKPPIFVTRDSPNALKSHVMEVAGGADVAESVAQFARRRQRGVCVLSGSGSVANVTLRQPSAAGAVVALHGRFEILSLTGAFLPGPAPPGSTGLTVYLAGGQGQVVGGSVVGSLVAAGPVMVIAATFANATYERLPLEDEEEAGSGGHGGGGGAEDSPTGLTNGGGGHMAPAQGLADPSAMPPVYNNLPPNLIPNGAHHHHQQQLAGHDSYPWSHARQSY, from the coding sequence ATGGACCTGGCGGCGAACAACTCACCTGTATTACAAAACAAACGATCATCAGAGCTCCCAGTCCACCACGACCGAGACGACATCGACGACGACGACGATAGAGACCATATAGACGAGCCCAGAGAGGGAGCAGTCGAGGTTGGAAACCGCAGGCCAAGAGGCCGTCCTCCGGGCTCAAAAAACAAGCCAAAGCCGCCCATCTTCGTCACCAGGGATAGCCCAAACGCCCTAAAAAGCCACGTCATGGAGGTGGCCGGAGGCGCTGACGTGGCCGAGAGCGTCGCCCAATTCGCTCGCCGACGTCAGCGTGGGGTCTGCGTACTCAGTGGTAGCGGCTCCGTCGCCAACGTAACCCTGAGACAACCCTCCGCTGCCGGCGCTGTCGTAGCCCTACACGGCCGCTTCGAGATTCTGTCTCTGACAGGAGCTTTCCTTCCTGGACCGGCTCCGCCCGGCTCGACCGGGCTCACGGTTTACCTAGCTGGGGGACAAGGCCAGGTGGTGGGAGGGAGTGTGGTCGGTTCTCTGGTGGCGGCCGGACCGGTGATGGTGATTGCGGCAACTTTCGCCAATGCTACTTATGAGAGACTGCCTTTAGAAGATGAAGAGGAGGCAGGAAGCGGAGGACATGGAGGAGGCGGTGGCGCAGAGGATTCGCCGACTGGGCTTACCAACGGTGGCGGAGGACATATGGCGCCGGCTCAGGGGTTGGCTGATCCCTCGGCTATGCCTCCTGTGTACAATAATCTTCCGCCGAATCTGATTCCTAATGGAGCTCACCATCACCATCAGCAGCAGTTGGCAGGCCATGATTCGTATCCTTGGTCTCATGCTCGGCAGTCTTACTGA